A stretch of DNA from Rhodococcus sp. NBC_00297:
GGAACACCCTCCGAGACGGTCGGCTGGATCGTGACCAGCAGGGCCAGACCGAGACTCGTCGCGACGATGATGAGGTTGCGGTGGTCGGTGAAGTCCACCTTCGACAGGGTCTGGATGCCCACGACCGCCACGGTGGCGAAGAGCGCCAACGCGGCGCCGCCCAGGACGGGTGACGGAATGGACGCGACCACCGCCGCCGTCTTCGGCAGCAGGCCCAGGACGATCATGATGACACCGGCGGCAGCGACCACCCACCGGCTGCGCACGCGAGTCAGGCGCACCAGGCCGACGTTCTCCGAAAAGGCCGTGTACGGGAACGAGTTGAAGGAGCCGCCGATCACCGTGGCCACGCCGTCGGCACGCAGGGTGGCGGCGATGTCGTCCTTCGTGATCCGCTTGCCGACGATCTCACCCGTCGCGAAGACGCTGCCCGTCGACTCGACCGCCGTGATCATCAGGACCACGCTCATCGAGATGATGGCGATGACACTGAACTTGGGCGCGCCGAACAGGAACGGCTGCGTGAACCCTACCCACGACGCCTCGGAGACACCGTCGAACGTCATGTCGCCCAACACGTACGCGGTGGCGCTGCCGATGACGAGTCCCAGCAGCACGGCGATGGTGGCGGTGAAGCCGCGGAAGAATCGCTGGATCAGCACGATGATCACCAGCGTGCCGATCGCGTAGGCCATCCAGCGACCGTTGGTCGGATCCTGTTCGTGCGTAGCAGGATTCGTGACGGCATCGTTGACGGCCACCGGCAGCAGGGCGATACCGATGATGGCAATGACCGTTCCGGTCACCACCGGCGGGAAGAACCTCAGCAGCCTGCTGAACCAGGGGGCGATGAGAAACGTGAACAGGCCCGCCACGATGACGGCGCCGTACACGTACAGCAGGCCCTCGGTCCCGCCGCCGTTCGCCATCGCGATCGCGATGACCGGGCTGACACCGGCGAAGGTGACGCCCTGCAGGAGCGGCAGCTTCACGCCGATCTTCCGGAAGCCGACCGCCTGGATGATCGAGGCGATGCCACACGTGAAGAGGTCGGCGTTGATCAGGTGGATCAACTGCTCGTTGGTGAGGCCGATGGCCCCACCGATGATGATCGGGACCAGCACCGCCCCGGCGTAGAAGGCGACGACGTGCTGGAACCCGTAGGCCGCCAGCTTGTGGGCGGGGAGAACCTCGTCGACGGGGTGACGCCGCGTGACGGCGGAGCGAACAGTCATGAGTGGACCTGGTTCCAGGCGAGGGCCGAAAAGGCCTGAGGCGGTGCCCTGCGACGGTGCAGGGCGGCGAGTGACCGGAGTGCGGTGCGATCAGACTCCGCCATGCGGGGCGACCCCGCCAGTCGAGACCGCACAAAGTCGGGGCACCGGTCCGCGCTGGTCGTTGGGTGATCCGCCAACAGGTGGTGAAGAGTGAGGGGCGATGAGTAACCACTATCACCACCTGGTGTTCGGACCCTCGGCGCTGGCGCGGCAGCGCGCGAAGGGCAGCTACACGGCCTACGGTGCACAGACGGAACGCGGCGACGACGGACCCGACGAACTCGACGGCCGCGAGAAGGTGATCATCCGCGCCGCGGACCA
This window harbors:
- a CDS encoding solute carrier family 23 protein; the encoded protein is MTVRSAVTRRHPVDEVLPAHKLAAYGFQHVVAFYAGAVLVPIIIGGAIGLTNEQLIHLINADLFTCGIASIIQAVGFRKIGVKLPLLQGVTFAGVSPVIAIAMANGGGTEGLLYVYGAVIVAGLFTFLIAPWFSRLLRFFPPVVTGTVIAIIGIALLPVAVNDAVTNPATHEQDPTNGRWMAYAIGTLVIIVLIQRFFRGFTATIAVLLGLVIGSATAYVLGDMTFDGVSEASWVGFTQPFLFGAPKFSVIAIISMSVVLMITAVESTGSVFATGEIVGKRITKDDIAATLRADGVATVIGGSFNSFPYTAFSENVGLVRLTRVRSRWVVAAAGVIMIVLGLLPKTAAVVASIPSPVLGGAALALFATVAVVGIQTLSKVDFTDHRNLIIVATSLGLALLVTIQPTVSEGVPSWLELLFSSGIVLGAFTAIVLNILFFHVGGSRGATVAGSPGYSITLDAVNEMSLDEFSTTFGDVVQGSDWVVRRAYEQRPYADAHALREAFQDSLLAGTTEEQVELISAFPDLGSEDDTGTAFAKDHVSLAHLGDEEHRSVVDLATAYRDHFGFPLVICAAETEHYDRVLANGWSRMENSPGAERSFAMIEVAKIANHRFDDLVADANPIAAARFGRLNDLS